A single window of Scomber scombrus chromosome 12, fScoSco1.1, whole genome shotgun sequence DNA harbors:
- the slc25a16 gene encoding graves disease carrier protein: protein MTTEAAASTPTAISNTSAKRDYYWLRSFVAGGVAGCCAKSTIAPLDRVKILLQAQNPHYKHLGVISTLKAVPKKEGYLGLYKGNGAMMVRIFPYGAIQFMAFDKYKKLLSKKLGISGHIHRLMAGSLAGMSAVICTYPLDMVRARLAFQVKGEHRYTGIANAFHTIYLKEGGFLGFYRGLTPTLIGMAPYAGFSFFTFGTLKSLGLKHFPEMLGRPSSDNPDVLILKTYVNLLCGGVAGAIAQTISYPLDVARRRMQLGAVLPDSDKCVSLSKTLSYVYNEYGVKKGLYRGLSLNYIRCIPSQAVAFTTYEFMKQFLHLN, encoded by the exons ATGACTACGGAGGCTGCGGCCTCCACACCCACTGCCATAAGCAATACCTCAGCCAAGAGGGACTACTACTGGCTTCGCTCCTTCGTAGCTGGAG GCGTAGCAGGATGCTGTGCCAAGTCGACCATTGCTCCTCTGGACAGAGTCAAGATTCTGCTTCAGGCCCAGAACCCACACTACAAACATCTGG GAGTGATTTCCACTCTCAAAGCTGTgccaaagaaagaaggctaccTTGGCTTGTACAAGGGTAATGGGGCAATGATGGTTAGGATATTTCCATATGGGGCCATCCAGTTCATGGCCTTtgacaaatataaaaag CTGCTAAGTAAAAAACTCGGGATCTCTGGACACATTCACCGACTCATGGCAGGATCTTTGGCAG GGATGTCTGCGGTGATATGCACCTATCCCCTGGACATGGTTCGAGCCAGGCTGGCCTTCCAGGTGAAAGGAGAGCATCGCTACACTGGAATTGCCAACGCCTTCCACACCATCTACCTTAAG GAAGGGGGCTTCTTGGGCTTCTATAGGGGACTCACTCCAACACTTATCGGAATGGCCCCTTATGCAG GTTTTTCATTCTTTACCTTTGGTACCCTGAAAAGCCTCGGTTTGAAACATTTCCCAGAGATGCTGGGACGTCCCTCTTCAGACAACCCGGATGTCCTTATTCTGAAAACCTACGTCAACCTGCTCTGTGGAGGGGTTGCCGGTGCCATCGCTCAGACAATATC GTACCCCTTGGATGTGGCGAGGAGAAGAATGCAGTTAGGAGCTGTGCTTCCTGACTCTGACAAGTGTGT ATCGCTGAGCAAGACCCTGTCGTATGTGTACAACGAGTATGGGGTCAAGAAGGGATTGTACCGAGGCCTTTCTCTCAACTACATCCGTTGCATCCCCTCCCAGGCCGTGGCCTTTACCACCTACGAGTTCATGAAGCAGTTCCTCCACCTGAACtag